A section of the Coriobacteriia bacterium genome encodes:
- a CDS encoding DUF167 domain-containing protein, with protein sequence MATLAVHVTPKSGRDEVIGWRGGELAVRVTVAPEGGKANAAVCKVISAALGVPKSSVRVARGDTSRHKSLAIDGVSAEAVRDAFGEPDEALF encoded by the coding sequence ATGGCCACGCTTGCCGTGCACGTGACACCCAAGTCCGGCCGAGACGAGGTCATCGGGTGGCGTGGTGGCGAGTTGGCGGTGCGCGTGACGGTCGCTCCTGAGGGCGGCAAGGCGAATGCTGCCGTCTGCAAGGTCATCTCGGCGGCTCTCGGCGTTCCCAAGTCCTCGGTGCGCGTTGCGCGCGGAGACACGTCGCGGCACAAGTCGCTTGCGATCGATGGTGTGAGCGCCGAGGCGGTGCGCGATGCGTTCGGCGAGCCCGATGAGGCGCTCTTCTAG
- a CDS encoding RluA family pseudouridine synthase: MRLDALIGGFEYIASRSAAARLIEDGLVLVDGENAPKKHAVKAGERIEVEVPPYDRGDLVPEDIPLDIRYEDSDMIILSKQAGLVVHPAEGNWTGTLVHALLAHSDELGSLQGEDRPGIVHRLDKDTSGLMMVAKNDTSQITLQQAIQVRSVDRRYLTLVHGWIAPDTGLIDAPLGRDPRERMRMAVSDSTTAKQSVTTFRVLERFEAGRFDDGFTLLECKLYTGRTHQIRVHMAYINHPCVGDPVYGQRKIKADLGLERQFLHAYRLELDHPVTGEHLAFLDPPPEDLGKRLRGLDEYSAGRTAAGNEVLDELAKGRQP; this comes from the coding sequence ATGCGGCTCGACGCCCTCATCGGCGGTTTCGAGTACATCGCATCCCGATCGGCCGCTGCGCGCCTCATCGAGGACGGCCTCGTGTTGGTCGACGGCGAGAACGCGCCCAAGAAGCATGCGGTCAAGGCGGGGGAGCGCATCGAGGTCGAAGTGCCGCCCTACGATCGCGGCGACCTGGTTCCCGAGGACATCCCGCTCGACATCCGCTACGAAGACTCCGACATGATCATCCTCTCGAAGCAGGCGGGGTTGGTCGTGCATCCCGCCGAGGGCAACTGGACGGGCACGCTGGTGCACGCGCTCCTGGCTCACTCCGATGAGCTCGGTTCGCTGCAGGGCGAGGATAGGCCCGGCATCGTGCACCGGCTCGACAAGGACACGAGCGGGCTGATGATGGTGGCCAAGAACGACACCTCACAGATCACACTCCAGCAGGCGATCCAGGTGCGCTCAGTCGACAGGCGCTACCTCACCCTCGTGCACGGCTGGATCGCTCCCGATACCGGGCTCATCGACGCGCCACTCGGACGGGATCCTCGCGAGCGGATGCGCATGGCGGTTTCGGACTCGACGACCGCTAAGCAGTCGGTCACGACCTTCCGCGTTCTCGAACGCTTCGAGGCCGGTCGGTTCGACGACGGGTTCACGCTGCTCGAATGCAAGCTCTACACGGGCCGCACGCATCAGATCCGCGTGCACATGGCCTACATCAACCATCCGTGCGTGGGTGATCCCGTCTACGGGCAGCGCAAGATCAAAGCCGACCTGGGACTGGAGCGGCAGTTCTTGCACGCGTATCGCCTCGAATTGGACCATCCGGTGACCGGCGAGCATCTGGCATTCCTCGACCCACCGCCGGAGGATCTCGGCAAGCGGCTGCGCGGTCTCGACGAATACTCGGCCGGGCGCACCGCCGCCGGCAACGAGGTTCTCGACGAACTCGCCAAGGGGCGCCAGCCCTAG
- the proC gene encoding pyrroline-5-carboxylate reductase — MSDTYSLPGTLAVIGGGRMGEAIIGGLIAAGTIVPERVTVAEPADARRTALEQAHGVRCVADGAQALPADVILIAVKPQIADAVIASLASSVRDALVVSIVAGFSTARIESLLPAGTAVVRVMPNTPAMVGEGMAVVSGGGEASAEQIATVEALFARIGRAVVVDERYQNAATAISGSGPAYFALVVDALARAGVRQGLPRDVAQALAVQTMLGTARLLEETGQHPSELIDGVSSPGGTTIAAIEALEAGGLRAAFAQAVAANVKRSQELGS; from the coding sequence ATGAGTGACACCTACAGCCTCCCAGGAACGCTCGCCGTCATCGGTGGCGGGCGCATGGGCGAGGCCATTATCGGCGGGCTGATAGCAGCCGGGACGATTGTGCCCGAGCGTGTCACTGTTGCCGAGCCGGCCGATGCACGCCGAACCGCGCTTGAGCAGGCCCATGGTGTCCGCTGTGTGGCCGATGGCGCCCAGGCTCTGCCGGCCGACGTGATCCTGATCGCAGTGAAACCGCAGATCGCCGATGCCGTCATCGCGTCGCTCGCTTCGTCGGTCCGCGATGCACTTGTCGTCTCGATCGTCGCCGGCTTCTCGACCGCCCGCATCGAATCGTTGCTTCCCGCCGGGACCGCAGTTGTCCGAGTCATGCCCAACACGCCCGCGATGGTGGGCGAGGGGATGGCGGTGGTCAGCGGAGGCGGTGAGGCGAGCGCTGAGCAGATTGCGACCGTCGAGGCGCTGTTCGCGCGGATCGGACGCGCCGTGGTCGTCGACGAGCGGTATCAGAACGCCGCCACCGCGATCTCCGGATCCGGTCCCGCGTACTTCGCTCTCGTGGTCGATGCCCTGGCTCGCGCGGGCGTGCGCCAGGGTCTGCCGCGGGACGTCGCCCAGGCACTCGCCGTGCAGACGATGCTCGGCACCGCCCGGCTGCTCGAGGAGACCGGGCAGCACCCGTCCGAGCTTATCGACGGGGTCTCGAGCCCCGGCGGCACCACGATCGCCGCGATCGAGGCGCTTGAGGCCGGTGGCCTGCGGGCAGCGTTCGCCCAGGCCGTGGCTGCTAACGTCAAGCGTTCGCAGGAGCTGGGCTCGTGA
- a CDS encoding dihydroorotase, which translates to MPVLLRGGRVVDPAIGLDAVCDVVIDDGRIVEVGEDLKVAGATVIECAEKIVMPGLVDMHVHLREPGFEYKEDVASGTRAAAHGGFTAVAAMPNTNPICDEGSAVRFLVERAAQRGKVRVHPIGALTVGLKGEALTEVADMLAEGAVAFSDDGEGVQNSGMMRLIMDYAKQFDALVIAHTEDEALVGRGVVNEGVISTRLGLPGWPAAAEDIMIQRDIRLSELTGCRLHVAHISTAGSVELVRQAKAKGLRVTAEVTPHHLFLDEEAVTGDYDTNLKMNPPLRAATDREALIAGLLDGTIDCIATDHAPHGPHEKALEFEVAPFGSTGLETALPLVITNLIAKKLASWSDVARWMAVNPRTVLAIDDVRIEAGSVADVTVIDPEARVEVTPEFFESKSANSAFLRATLLGKASEVFVGGRIVLRNGKVVD; encoded by the coding sequence ATGCCAGTGCTTCTTAGGGGCGGGCGGGTCGTCGATCCGGCCATCGGCCTCGATGCGGTGTGCGATGTCGTCATCGATGACGGGCGCATCGTCGAAGTGGGCGAGGACCTCAAGGTCGCCGGCGCCACGGTCATCGAGTGTGCCGAGAAGATCGTCATGCCGGGCCTGGTCGACATGCACGTGCATCTGCGCGAGCCGGGATTCGAGTACAAGGAAGACGTGGCAAGCGGCACCCGCGCAGCGGCCCACGGCGGGTTCACCGCGGTCGCGGCGATGCCCAACACCAATCCCATCTGCGATGAGGGCAGCGCTGTGCGCTTCCTCGTGGAGCGCGCAGCGCAGCGCGGCAAGGTTCGCGTGCACCCCATCGGCGCGCTCACGGTTGGTCTGAAGGGCGAGGCGCTGACCGAGGTTGCCGACATGCTCGCGGAAGGCGCGGTCGCGTTCTCCGACGACGGCGAGGGCGTTCAGAACTCGGGCATGATGCGCCTGATCATGGACTACGCGAAGCAGTTCGATGCGCTGGTGATCGCACATACCGAGGACGAGGCGCTCGTCGGGCGCGGCGTGGTCAACGAGGGCGTCATCTCGACCCGGCTCGGCCTGCCCGGATGGCCGGCGGCCGCCGAGGACATCATGATCCAGCGCGACATCCGGCTCTCCGAGCTGACCGGCTGCCGCCTGCACGTCGCGCACATCTCGACTGCAGGCAGTGTGGAACTGGTTCGCCAGGCCAAGGCCAAGGGGCTGCGCGTGACCGCCGAGGTCACGCCGCACCACCTCTTCCTCGACGAGGAAGCGGTCACGGGCGACTACGACACCAACCTGAAGATGAATCCGCCGCTTCGTGCGGCCACGGACCGCGAAGCGCTCATCGCAGGCCTGCTGGATGGCACCATCGACTGCATCGCCACCGACCACGCACCGCATGGCCCGCACGAGAAGGCGCTGGAGTTCGAGGTCGCTCCGTTCGGCAGCACCGGGCTTGAGACCGCGCTCCCGCTCGTGATCACGAACTTGATCGCAAAGAAGCTCGCGAGCTGGTCGGACGTGGCTCGCTGGATGGCGGTCAATCCGCGCACGGTGCTGGCCATCGATGACGTGCGGATCGAAGCCGGGAGCGTCGCCGACGTGACCGTCATCGACCCGGAGGCCAGAGTCGAAGTCACGCCCGAGTTCTTCGAGAGCAAGTCGGCCAACTCGGCGTTCCTTCGGGCTACACTACTGGGCAAAGCGTCTGAGGTGTTCGTGGGGGGCAGAATCGTGCTTCGAAACGGGAAGGTGGTCGACTAG
- a CDS encoding TraR/DksA family transcriptional regulator: MIDDATRAKLRSQLHEDLARLEAEIAEFDREERDSITEATGENAYRDHMADQGTATFEREMDMTFEENDRDALDRVRDALARIDAGTYGVCGRCGAEIPAARLEAVPTASLCITCKQAEETR, from the coding sequence ATGATCGACGATGCGACGAGGGCGAAGTTGCGCTCTCAGCTTCATGAGGATCTGGCGCGCCTCGAGGCGGAAATCGCCGAGTTCGACCGCGAAGAGCGGGACAGCATCACCGAGGCAACGGGCGAGAATGCCTATCGTGACCACATGGCCGACCAAGGTACCGCGACGTTCGAGCGCGAAATGGATATGACGTTCGAGGAGAACGACCGCGACGCGCTCGATCGCGTTCGGGACGCCTTGGCGCGAATCGATGCCGGAACCTATGGCGTGTGCGGTCGCTGCGGTGCTGAGATTCCCGCCGCCCGCCTTGAGGCAGTGCCCACGGCCAGCCTGTGCATCACCTGCAAGCAAGCTGAAGAGACGCGATAG
- the ileS gene encoding isoleucine--tRNA ligase codes for MGNDYKQTMNLPQTDFPMRANLAAREPEQIEFWNRIDVYRRSLEIREGAEPFILHDGPPYANGHIHMGTGYNKVLKDLIVKYKSMRGHYAPYVPGWDCHGQPIEHQVEKKLGPEKMAKISQAKLRELCRDWALEFVDVQREEFKRLGVRGDWDDPYLTLKHSYEAGDVQVFAKMYERGEIYKGRKPIHWCKRCHTALAEAEIEYSDERSDSIYVAFRFTSQTPWDSEGDVSMLIWTTTPWTLPANVAVTLADDADYVGVKFDDGCVLVMAEELVAVVSEVAGWGESESPVMTVGPKVKGCELAGLKYAQPIHEGVEGVIITGDHVELSTGTGAVHTAPGHGEDDYLVGMKFGLPMPMPVDDNGVFDQGGGPFVGLSVDEANPIIIEWLRDRGMLVAARAIDHSYPHCWRCKQPVIFRATDQWFVSMDKTGLRDSAMREIERVEWIPGWSVNRMAGMVGDRPDWCISRQRAWGVPIPVFECVKCGETVATPETFAAVEALFASEGADAWFTKQPSEYLPADTACPHCGGTEVAPETDILDVWFESGVSHTSVLEPRDELSRPATMYLEGSDQHRGWFQSSLLTSVGAYDAAPFDKVLTHGFIVDGDGRKMSKSIGNVISPIDVVAKSGADIVRLWVASADYSQDVSVSDEILDRTSEAYRRIRNTFRFLLSNMNDFDPATDRVTPEDMPELDRFALAQLDELLGKVTNHYDEWRFHMVYRTIYDYVGDLSSVYLDVLKDRLYADGATSASRRSAQTVLTEILGVLVRVLAPVLTFTCEEVWQFMPAGLRDADSVQLTDWPTVAVSSDAAALLSGYATVLEAREVVTKALEDARNEKVIGKSQEAAVVLTAPAQDKAVLEARGAGALAELFIVADVRVVEGDELAASIEVASGEKCPRCWNIRELGADARFPEVCARCADVLSAIG; via the coding sequence GTGGGTAACGACTACAAGCAGACCATGAACCTGCCGCAGACCGATTTCCCCATGCGAGCGAATCTGGCCGCGCGCGAACCGGAGCAGATCGAGTTCTGGAATCGGATCGATGTGTATCGCCGGTCGCTCGAGATTCGTGAAGGCGCCGAGCCGTTCATCCTGCACGACGGCCCCCCGTATGCGAACGGCCACATCCACATGGGCACCGGCTACAACAAGGTGCTCAAGGACCTCATCGTCAAGTACAAGTCGATGCGCGGTCACTACGCCCCGTACGTGCCTGGCTGGGACTGCCACGGCCAGCCGATCGAGCACCAGGTCGAGAAGAAGCTCGGGCCCGAGAAGATGGCGAAGATCTCGCAGGCGAAACTGCGCGAACTGTGTCGCGACTGGGCCTTGGAGTTCGTCGATGTGCAGCGCGAGGAGTTCAAGCGTCTAGGCGTTCGAGGCGACTGGGATGACCCGTACCTCACCCTCAAGCACAGCTACGAAGCCGGCGACGTGCAGGTGTTCGCGAAGATGTACGAGCGCGGCGAGATCTACAAGGGCCGCAAGCCCATCCACTGGTGCAAGCGCTGCCATACGGCTCTGGCTGAAGCTGAGATCGAGTATTCGGACGAGCGCAGCGACAGCATCTACGTCGCCTTCAGGTTCACATCACAGACGCCCTGGGACTCCGAGGGTGACGTCTCGATGCTCATCTGGACCACGACGCCGTGGACGCTTCCGGCCAACGTCGCCGTCACGCTTGCCGATGACGCCGACTACGTGGGCGTGAAGTTCGACGACGGCTGTGTACTCGTCATGGCCGAGGAGCTCGTGGCGGTCGTCTCGGAGGTTGCAGGGTGGGGCGAAAGTGAGTCACCGGTCATGACGGTCGGCCCGAAGGTCAAGGGCTGCGAACTTGCCGGGCTCAAGTACGCTCAGCCCATCCATGAGGGTGTCGAGGGCGTCATCATCACGGGCGATCATGTCGAGCTCTCCACAGGTACCGGCGCAGTGCACACCGCTCCGGGCCACGGCGAAGACGACTACCTGGTGGGCATGAAGTTCGGGTTGCCGATGCCCATGCCGGTCGACGACAACGGCGTGTTCGACCAAGGTGGCGGACCTTTCGTGGGCCTGTCGGTCGACGAGGCGAATCCGATCATCATCGAGTGGCTTCGTGATCGCGGCATGCTCGTAGCGGCCCGTGCGATCGACCACAGCTATCCCCACTGCTGGCGCTGCAAGCAGCCGGTCATCTTCCGTGCTACGGACCAATGGTTCGTCTCGATGGACAAGACCGGACTGCGCGACTCCGCGATGCGTGAGATCGAACGCGTCGAGTGGATACCGGGTTGGTCCGTTAACCGCATGGCCGGCATGGTCGGCGACCGTCCCGACTGGTGCATCAGCCGGCAGCGGGCATGGGGCGTGCCGATACCGGTGTTCGAGTGTGTGAAGTGCGGCGAGACTGTCGCCACACCCGAGACGTTCGCGGCTGTCGAAGCACTCTTCGCCTCCGAGGGTGCCGACGCGTGGTTCACCAAGCAGCCGTCGGAGTATCTGCCCGCCGACACGGCCTGTCCGCACTGCGGCGGCACCGAGGTGGCTCCCGAGACCGACATCCTCGACGTCTGGTTCGAGTCGGGTGTCTCGCACACGAGCGTGCTCGAGCCCCGCGATGAGCTGAGCCGTCCTGCAACGATGTACCTCGAGGGAAGCGACCAGCATCGTGGCTGGTTCCAGTCGTCCCTGCTCACGAGCGTTGGCGCCTACGATGCTGCACCCTTCGACAAAGTGCTCACACATGGATTCATCGTCGATGGCGATGGGCGCAAGATGTCCAAGTCGATCGGCAACGTGATCTCGCCAATCGACGTTGTGGCCAAGTCGGGCGCCGATATCGTGCGCCTGTGGGTCGCCTCAGCCGATTACAGCCAGGACGTCAGCGTCTCTGATGAGATTCTCGACCGCACGAGTGAGGCATACCGCCGTATCCGCAATACGTTCCGGTTCCTGCTCTCCAACATGAACGACTTCGATCCTGCGACCGATCGCGTAACGCCTGAGGACATGCCTGAGCTCGACCGGTTCGCGCTCGCACAACTCGATGAGCTGCTCGGCAAGGTGACGAACCACTACGACGAGTGGCGCTTCCACATGGTCTACCGCACGATCTACGACTACGTCGGCGACCTGTCGTCGGTCTATCTCGACGTGCTCAAGGACCGCCTCTACGCGGACGGGGCGACCAGCGCGTCGCGACGCAGTGCGCAAACGGTGCTGACCGAGATTCTCGGTGTGCTCGTGCGTGTGCTGGCTCCCGTGCTCACGTTCACCTGTGAAGAGGTGTGGCAGTTCATGCCGGCAGGCCTTCGCGACGCCGACAGCGTGCAGCTCACCGACTGGCCGACCGTGGCCGTTTCGTCGGATGCTGCCGCACTGCTCAGCGGGTACGCGACGGTGCTCGAAGCGCGCGAAGTGGTCACCAAGGCACTCGAGGATGCGCGCAACGAGAAGGTCATCGGCAAGAGCCAGGAGGCGGCGGTCGTGCTGACCGCGCCGGCGCAGGACAAGGCCGTGCTCGAGGCCCGTGGTGCCGGTGCGCTCGCCGAGCTCTTCATCGTGGCCGACGTGCGTGTCGTCGAGGGCGATGAGCTTGCTGCTTCGATCGAGGTGGCGTCGGGTGAGAAGTGCCCGCGCTGCTGGAACATCCGCGAACTTGGTGCCGATGCGCGCTTCCCCGAGGTCTGCGCACGATGTGCCGATGTGCTCTCGGCGATTGGCTAG
- a CDS encoding aspartate carbamoyltransferase catalytic subunit, with amino-acid sequence MLSTRHIIDIQDLSAEDIALILDTAESFKEVNERRIKKLPTLRGRTVVNLFLEPSTRTRTSFELAAKRLSADGVNFSASTSATVKGESLADTAETLSAMACDLVIIRHKYAGSPRLLTRHMDAHIINGGDGMHQHPTQALLDLFTMREKLGRLEGLTVGIVGDISHSRVAGSLVPALRMVGARPIVIAPPTLLPAAPEALGAEVATSLDEVLPELDVAYMLRIQMERAEGMPFPSVREYANLFGMNSARLARMKPDAIVMHPGPMNRGVEISSAVADSSRSMILDQVNAGVAVRMAAMYLLLGGEANASAS; translated from the coding sequence ATGCTCTCCACTCGTCACATCATCGACATCCAGGACCTGAGCGCCGAGGACATCGCACTCATCCTCGACACCGCCGAGTCGTTCAAGGAGGTCAACGAGCGTCGCATCAAGAAGCTGCCGACACTCCGTGGCCGCACCGTCGTCAACCTCTTCCTCGAGCCGAGCACCCGGACGCGCACGAGCTTCGAACTCGCAGCCAAGCGCCTGTCGGCTGACGGCGTGAACTTCTCGGCATCGACGAGCGCCACGGTGAAGGGTGAGTCGCTTGCCGACACCGCCGAGACGCTCTCAGCGATGGCATGCGACCTGGTCATCATCCGCCACAAGTACGCGGGATCACCGCGCCTGCTCACCCGTCACATGGACGCGCACATCATCAACGGCGGCGACGGCATGCACCAGCACCCGACGCAGGCGCTGCTCGACCTGTTCACGATGCGCGAGAAGCTCGGTCGCCTTGAGGGGCTCACGGTGGGCATCGTCGGCGACATCAGCCACTCGCGTGTCGCAGGCTCGCTCGTGCCGGCGCTGCGTATGGTCGGCGCGCGCCCGATCGTCATCGCACCGCCGACGCTCTTGCCGGCCGCACCCGAGGCGCTCGGCGCCGAGGTCGCGACCTCACTTGACGAGGTCCTGCCTGAGCTCGACGTCGCCTACATGTTGCGTATCCAAATGGAGCGAGCTGAGGGCATGCCGTTCCCGAGCGTGCGCGAGTACGCGAACCTCTTCGGAATGAACTCGGCGCGTCTCGCCAGGATGAAGCCCGACGCGATCGTCATGCATCCGGGCCCGATGAACCGCGGCGTCGAGATCTCCTCGGCGGTGGCGGATTCGAGCCGCTCGATGATCCTCGACCAGGTCAACGCGGGTGTCGCGGTGCGCATGGCTGCGATGTACCTGCTTCTCGGAGGTGAAGCCAATGCCAGTGCTTCTTAG
- a CDS encoding DivIVA domain-containing protein → MKLTALDIHHKEFGHSLRGYSEEQVDGFLDQVADEFERLFKENIDLAEKLEAANDRVHDYQRIETSINATLLQAQRSAEDVVRKADADAEAVLRDAELKAKEIVHNALQRKQAIANELVRIKQAEEEFRSRYKALLEDKLHSINEIRLPEDVTLMIGETDEGVVGEVTVRPSQPAPVAPPMAAPVAAPQPVAPPVAAAVTPAPVAAVAPAVAEPSPAPEAAEFFDQATIAMDPIPEPPAPGFVESVSLGELAGPDLEPDVKLVEPGEFNLPGFGAFGEREDDHDIEEID, encoded by the coding sequence ATGAAGCTCACGGCGCTCGATATCCATCACAAGGAGTTCGGCCATTCTCTCCGCGGCTACAGCGAGGAGCAGGTGGACGGGTTCCTCGATCAGGTCGCCGATGAGTTCGAGCGTCTCTTCAAGGAGAACATCGACCTCGCCGAGAAGCTCGAGGCGGCCAACGACCGCGTGCACGACTACCAGCGCATCGAGACGTCGATCAACGCAACGCTACTGCAGGCGCAGCGTTCGGCAGAAGACGTGGTCCGCAAGGCTGACGCGGATGCCGAAGCGGTGCTTCGAGATGCTGAGCTCAAGGCCAAGGAGATCGTGCACAACGCATTGCAGCGCAAGCAGGCGATCGCCAACGAGCTCGTGCGCATCAAGCAGGCCGAGGAGGAGTTCCGTTCTCGCTACAAGGCCCTCCTCGAGGACAAGCTGCACTCGATCAACGAGATCAGGCTCCCCGAGGACGTCACGCTGATGATCGGCGAGACCGACGAGGGCGTCGTCGGCGAGGTTACCGTCCGGCCCTCCCAGCCGGCGCCGGTCGCGCCGCCGATGGCCGCTCCCGTGGCCGCCCCTCAGCCAGTCGCTCCTCCTGTCGCTGCTGCGGTCACACCTGCGCCGGTCGCAGCGGTCGCACCTGCGGTCGCGGAGCCCTCGCCGGCGCCAGAAGCCGCCGAGTTCTTCGACCAGGCGACGATCGCCATGGATCCGATTCCCGAGCCGCCCGCACCGGGCTTCGTCGAGAGTGTGTCACTCGGCGAGTTGGCCGGTCCCGATCTCGAGCCCGATGTGAAGCTCGTCGAGCCGGGCGAGTTCAATCTGCCGGGCTTCGGCGCGTTCGGTGAGCGCGAGGACGATCACGACATCGAGGAGATCGACTAG
- a CDS encoding YggT family protein, whose amino-acid sequence MLIFVYVIMSWFPMRGMLYDIYGVIGSVVEPWVGLFRRLIPPIAGFDFSPWAAILVIRFVIVPLLYQVISLAT is encoded by the coding sequence ATGCTCATCTTCGTGTACGTGATCATGTCGTGGTTCCCCATGCGTGGGATGCTCTATGACATCTACGGGGTCATCGGTAGCGTCGTCGAACCGTGGGTCGGCCTGTTCAGGCGCCTCATTCCGCCGATCGCCGGTTTTGATTTCTCGCCCTGGGCGGCCATCCTGGTCATCCGTTTTGTTATCGTGCCATTGCTGTATCAAGTGATCTCACTCGCGACCTAG
- the lspA gene encoding signal peptidase II: MLKRPGRLFLALSLVILVLDQVAKWVVRSNMLEGRSIPLVPGALNLLFVQNVGAAFGLLPGFQPVFIATSVFVLLIVAGFWFKTRPSHPLVVVALALVSAGALGNLIDRAVLGSVTDFLEFAFVEFPVFNIADMAIVSGVALLALWIVFLMPDETPVDARTESLSEATAVPPADTDPSL, encoded by the coding sequence GTGCTCAAGCGGCCCGGTCGGCTCTTTCTAGCGCTCTCACTGGTCATCCTGGTCCTCGATCAGGTGGCGAAGTGGGTGGTGCGCTCCAACATGCTCGAGGGACGGTCCATCCCTCTCGTGCCCGGCGCGCTCAACCTGCTGTTCGTGCAGAACGTCGGCGCCGCCTTCGGGCTTCTGCCCGGCTTCCAGCCGGTATTCATCGCCACCTCGGTATTCGTGCTGCTCATCGTGGCGGGGTTCTGGTTCAAGACCCGGCCGTCGCATCCGCTCGTCGTTGTGGCACTCGCGCTGGTGTCGGCGGGAGCGCTGGGCAATCTCATCGACCGCGCGGTTCTTGGCAGCGTCACCGACTTCCTCGAGTTCGCTTTCGTTGAATTCCCCGTGTTCAACATCGCCGACATGGCGATCGTCAGCGGCGTGGCACTGCTCGCCCTCTGGATCGTGTTCCTCATGCCTGATGAGACGCCCGTGGACGCGCGGACAGAATCGCTCTCCGAGGCCACCGCTGTCCCACCCGCCGATACGGATCCGTCGCTGTGA
- a CDS encoding cell division protein SepF, with product MSFWHRMKVRLGLEDEWDDEYYDDEEEEYYDAEPAQAEDVYTPRRAGGDSPYGSGASAGAVRRLDRGPDLDRARAGGSLRSVPTGASSVTPVGAQMKMHIVEPKSFTEAQAIADKFKQGTPVIMNMAMTSPDLAKRLLDFASGLTYGLDGGLQKVSDKVFMLTPHNVDVSDADRRRLRDTGLYSGE from the coding sequence GTGAGCTTCTGGCACCGAATGAAGGTTCGCCTCGGACTCGAAGATGAGTGGGACGACGAGTACTACGACGACGAGGAAGAGGAGTACTACGACGCCGAGCCTGCTCAGGCTGAGGACGTCTACACTCCGCGTCGGGCCGGTGGCGACTCGCCGTACGGCTCGGGTGCCTCTGCCGGCGCGGTTCGCCGACTCGATCGCGGCCCGGACCTCGACCGTGCCCGCGCAGGCGGTTCGTTGCGCAGTGTTCCGACCGGCGCGTCGTCTGTGACGCCGGTTGGCGCCCAGATGAAGATGCACATCGTCGAGCCCAAGAGCTTCACTGAGGCACAGGCGATCGCTGACAAGTTCAAGCAGGGCACGCCCGTCATCATGAACATGGCCATGACGTCGCCCGATCTTGCCAAGCGCCTGCTCGACTTCGCTTCGGGGCTGACATACGGCCTCGATGGTGGCCTGCAGAAGGTTTCAGACAAGGTGTTCATGCTGACACCGCACAATGTGGACGTGAGTGACGCCGACCGCCGCCGGTTGCGCGATACCGGTCTGTACTCGGGCGAGTAG
- the pyrR gene encoding bifunctional pyr operon transcriptional regulator/uracil phosphoribosyltransferase PyrR — MTCLSCPRAGRRFRIGRCVVEYRTKATVMDAEAIGRAITRVAHEILESNKGAGNLALVGIVTRGAVLAEILAAKIREIEGAEVSVGTLDISFYRDDLAMRLSPEVHRTDIPFDVEGKDIILVDDVLFTGRTIRSAMDAIMDYGRPCSIQLAVLVDRGHRELPIRADFVGKNVPSSSRERVKVYFETTDGRDSVEILERVDGGEA; from the coding sequence ATGACGTGCCTCTCTTGCCCACGGGCGGGGAGGCGTTTTCGTATCGGGAGGTGCGTGGTGGAGTACCGCACGAAAGCCACCGTCATGGATGCAGAGGCGATCGGGCGCGCGATAACGCGTGTCGCGCACGAGATCCTCGAGTCGAACAAGGGCGCAGGCAACTTGGCGCTCGTCGGGATCGTCACGCGAGGCGCAGTGCTCGCCGAGATTCTCGCGGCGAAGATCCGCGAGATCGAGGGCGCCGAGGTGAGCGTCGGCACGCTGGACATCAGCTTCTACCGCGATGACCTCGCGATGCGGCTCTCCCCGGAGGTGCACCGCACCGACATCCCCTTCGACGTCGAGGGCAAGGACATCATCCTCGTCGACGACGTCTTGTTCACCGGCCGCACGATTCGCTCGGCGATGGACGCCATCATGGACTACGGGCGGCCGTGCTCGATCCAGCTGGCCGTGCTCGTCGACCGCGGACATCGCGAACTGCCGATTCGCGCCGACTTCGTGGGTAAGAATGTGCCCTCGTCGAGTCGCGAGCGCGTGAAGGTCTACTTCGAGACCACCGACGGGCGCGACAGCGTCGAGATCCTCGAGCGTGTGGATGGGGGCGAAGCGTAG